The segment GCGTTGATCACCAGATTGAACGCATGGCCGCCGACGAACACCAGCGGCGCCAGCAGCCACCCGATCCACGGGATCTCGGCGGTGACCTTGGTCATTACGTTGACCGCCATCCCCAGCCCGGCCGTGGCCATGCCCAGCGCCATCAATCTCAAATAACTCAGCACGTCGCCCAGGAAGAAGATCGTGCTGAACAGGCTGTAGGCGCCCATCCCGATGCGTCCGCCCCAGCCGCCCTCGCGATGACTACCCAGGAGAATCAGCGCCGCCGGGACCAGAATGATCCAGCCGAACACGCTGCCGACCCACGCCGGAAGCGCGCCGGCCTTGGCGAAGCCGTACACCGCGATCGAATTGAGCATCACCAGCCAGGTCAGATGGTCGAATATCGCGTCGATATAGCGACGCTGCCGCATGGCGTGGACGAAGCCGATGGTGACGCCGAAGATGATCTGGAAGTAGCCCAGCGCCAGCGCGAGGATGAAGAACTTCATCGGGTCTTCGAGCGGATCGAACCACATCACTGCGTTTCGCACGCCCCCCAGCGCCGGGACGAACTGCTGCACGCCGTCGCCGAACCATCCGCCGGTTACAGCGCCCGCCACCACGGTCAGCACCGAGCTGATGATCAACAGCCAGAGCAGCTTGCGGTCGCCGTGCATCTTCTTCACCACCCAGGCGAGGATGGCGACCAGCACCAGGCCATAGCCGGCGTCGGTCAGGCACAACCCGAAGAACAGGGCGAAGAACGGCGCGAAGAAGACCGTCGGATCGACCTCGCGGTGCCCCGGCATGCCGTACAGACGCGTCACCACCTCGAACGGCTCGATCGCCTTGCGGTTCTCGATGTCCACCGGCGGCACGTCGTCGTCGGCCGGCGGGATCTCATCGACCCAGCAGGCGTCGAACCGCGACACGACCCGTTCCAGCTCCGCGTACTGCTGGCGTTTGACCCAGCCTTCCAGCAGCACGGTGTGCTCCGTCGTCGGCACCGAGACCCGCGTCTGCTCGCGACGCAGGAGATTGTTGTAGTAGTCGTAGAGGATTTGCAGCGAGAGCCGCTCGGCAGTCAGTGTTTCGATCCGAGCGCGCCCCTGCGAGATCTCCGCGTCCAGGCGCGCGAGACGGTCCCGATTCTCAGAGAGGATCTCGCGGACCGTTCCGTCCATCCCCTCGAAGGCGACCGCCTTGAAATCCGCCGCACGGAGCCGCTTCTGCGCGTCCGCCAGAGACTCCGGAAGACAGACCACCAGAATCGCCCGCGCGCCGGCGGCCGAACCCACCACCTGCACCACGGCCTGCTGGCTTTCGAGATCGGCTCGCACCGACTCCCATTGCCGCTCGGCCACCAGGCCGGCCAGGCATTCGACGCTGTCCAGTTGCCGCAGTTCCTCGACCGGCGTCTCCAGCGAC is part of the Anaerobaca lacustris genome and harbors:
- a CDS encoding V-type ATP synthase subunit I, translated to MAKVLIVGHRSQVPELMQALQEAGVAEIMDAQAASLSKQWPDLHAEGKRPRDLEDRVGRIEQAIAFLNEYGPEKTSFLRPLREVSGQRYADVVGGREALDALEQVEQSRREMERLGNEREAVLATLETLGPWQSLETPVEELRQLDSVECLAGLVAERQWESVRADLESQQAVVQVVGSAAGARAILVVCLPESLADAQKRLRAADFKAVAFEGMDGTVREILSENRDRLARLDAEISQGRARIETLTAERLSLQILYDYYNNLLRREQTRVSVPTTEHTVLLEGWVKRQQYAELERVVSRFDACWVDEIPPADDDVPPVDIENRKAIEPFEVVTRLYGMPGHREVDPTVFFAPFFALFFGLCLTDAGYGLVLVAILAWVVKKMHGDRKLLWLLIISSVLTVVAGAVTGGWFGDGVQQFVPALGGVRNAVMWFDPLEDPMKFFILALALGYFQIIFGVTIGFVHAMRQRRYIDAIFDHLTWLVMLNSIAVYGFAKAGALPAWVGSVFGWIILVPAALILLGSHREGGWGGRIGMGAYSLFSTIFFLGDVLSYLRLMALGMATAGLGMAVNVMTKVTAEIPWIGWLLAPLVFVGGHAFNLVINALGAFVHTLRLQYVEFFPKFLQGGGRDFRPLQMANRYVLVTGDDEPGRSQQP